The DNA window GACACGGCGTTCGGGTTCCGGATCGTAAAGCCTCCGCCCGAGATATTGTCCACGAAATCGACCTCGGCGCCCTTCAGGTACCGAACGCTGATCGGATCGACGTAGAGTTTCACGCCGTTCGATTCGTACACCTGATCGGTGGTGCCTGGCTCCTCTTCGATCATCAGGCCGTACTGAAAGCCCGAGCAGCCGCCGCCCTGGACGAAGACGCGCAGACCCGAGTTCAGCTTGTTCTCCTCGGCCAGCAGTTCGGCGATCTTGGAGGCCGCCGTGGACGACACGTTGATGATCGATATCGTTTCGTTGGTGGTGGTGGTCATGGTTGTTGGGGGGTCTCCTTTCCGCGATTATAGCGGCATCTTTGGGGCCAGACAAGCCGCGCGCCAGGACAACCACGGAGCATGACGAGACACTAAACCATTACAACACATGGTGTTAGGAGAAATACGGACAAGTTTGGACGGGTTGAAAATGAGGGCGCGAAGGGGCGGGCCGAAACCCGCCCCACCGCGGCTACGCCAGCGTGGCCAGCTGCTGCCCGGACGCCGTTTCCACGTCCTTGTGCAGGCTGTGCCCGTGGCTGTCCATCGTGACGATGACCGGGAAGTCACGGACCTGCAGGTGCCACATCGCTTCGGGCACGCCGAATTCGAGAAGCGACACGTCGGTCACCTTCTCGACGCACTTCGCATAGAACTGCGCCGCGCCGCCGATGGCGCTGACATACACCGCGCCGTGATCCTTCAACGCCGACAGCGTCTTGGCGCCCATGCCGCCCTTCCCGATGACGACCCGGATGCCGAACTTGCGGATGACTTCGCCCTGATACGGTTCCTCGCGCGCGCTCGTCGTCGGGCCGGCGGCCATCATCTTCCAGCCGTCGCCGTCCTTGAGGACGACCGGGCCGCAGTGGTAGAGGACGCCGCCGTTCAGGTTGACCGGTGGATCGTGCTTCATCAGGTGCGAGTGCACCGAGTCGCGTCCGGTGTACATCATCCCGTTCAACAGCACGACGTCGCCGACCTCGAGGGCGCGGATCTGATCCTCCGAGATCGGTGAGGTGAGCACCACTTCCTTCCCGGTGCGTGTGAAGCCGGCTTGATCGAGCATCGGCACCACCGGGTGTGACGGGTCGCGGTAGATCCACCGACGGATGGAGCCGTCCTTCGCGTCGAGCACGATGCCCAGTCGGCGGAACGCCCAGCAATCGTAGGCAACCGAGACGAAGAAGCAGGCGGGCAGGCGGTTGAGCATGCCCACCTTGCAGCCGATGAGCGATGTCTTGCCGCCGAAGCCCATGGTGCCGACTCCGAGGACGTTGACCGTCTTCATGATCGTCGCCTCGAGCTCGGCCAGCTTCGGGTCGGGGTTCACGTCGTCGAGCGTTCGAAAGAGCTGCCGCTTCGCGTGGAGGTAGCCGCTCGCACGGTCGCCGCCGATGCAGACGCCGACCGCGCCCGGGCTGCAGCCCTTGCCCTGCGCCTGCCAGACCGCGTGCAGGATGCACTTGCGGACCCCCTCGAGGTCGCGATCGGCGCGGCCGAGGTGGGCCAGTTCGCACGGCACCGAATACTGGATGTTGGTGTTCTCGCAGCCGCCCCCCTTGAGGAGCAGCTTCACTTCGATCTCGTCCTGCTCTCCCTGTTCGAAGTGAATGACAGGCGAGCCCGGACCGAGGTTGTTGCCGGAATTCTTCCCGGTGACCGAGTCCACGGAGTTCGGGCGCAGTTTGCCCCGGCGCGTGGCTTCGGCAATCGCGTCGCGGATCTGTTGGGCCATCCACGTCTGGTTGGCGCCAACGGGCACCTTGATCTCGAAGGTGGGCATGCCAGTGTCCTGGCAGATTGCGCCCTCACCTTCGGCCGCCTGATCGATGTTCTCGGCGATGATCGTCAGTGCCTGGGCCGATTGCGTGCCTGCGGGTTCGCCATCGAGGGCGGCTGCGACCGCGGCCCTCACATCGGGCGCGAGATCGGTGGACGTCTTGATGATGAGCTCGAGGATGCTGCCGAAGAAGGCTGGTAACATGGCGAGAGTATAATACCGACAGGCTCCATGTCGTACCGGATTGAACGCGATCCACTTGGCGAGCGACCGGTGCCGGCCGGCGCCTACTACGGCATCCAGACCCAGCGTGCCGTCGAGAACTTCCCCATCAGCGGCCTTCGCCTTCCGAACGACTTCATCACGGCGACGATCCTGATCAAGCGTGCCGCCGCGCGCGCAAATATCGAGGTGGGCCGGCTCCCCGCGCGGATCGGCGAGGCGATCGTGCGAGCGGCGGACGAGATTCTCGCGGGACAACTGCGAGACCAGTTCGTCGTGGACGTGTACCAGGCGGGCGCCGGCACGTCGCACAACATGAATGCGAACGAAGTGCTGGCCAATCGTGCCGCAGAGCTGCTCGGAGGCGCGCGAGGGACGTACGATCTCGTGCACCCGAACGACCACGTCAATATGGGCCAGTCCACCAACGACGTCTTCCCGACCGCCACGCGGCTGGCGCTGCTCCTCGGTCTGACGCCTCTCGTCGCCGCCGCCCGCGGCCTGGCCGCGGCATTCGGCCGCAAGGCGGAGACGTTCGAAGACATCCTTAAAGTCGGCCGCACGCACCTGCAGGACGCGGTGCCGATGACGCTCGGCCAGGAGTTCAGTGGGTACCACGGGTGTCTCACCATTGCCGCGGACGAAGTCGAACGCGCGGCGGCCGGACTGCGCGAGTTGAATCTCGGGGCCACGGCCGTCGGGACCGGACTCAATGCGGGTCCGGAATTCGTGGACCGCGCCATGTCGCACCTGCGCGGGGTCACCGGACTCGATGTCGTGCCCGCGACCAACCGCTTCCGTGTCACGCAGAGCATGGGCGACGTGCTGTCCTACTCGGGAGCGGTGCGCCGGCTGGCCGTCGAACTTGGAAAGATCGCGAGCGATCTGCGGCTGCTCAGCATGGGGCCGCGCGCCGGTCTTGGGGAGATCACCCTGCCCGCCGCCCAGCCCGGCTCGTCGATCATGCCAGGGAAGGTCAATCCATCCGTCCCGGAGATGGTGAACCAGGTCTGCTTCCAGGTGCTCGGGTGCGACGCCACCGTCGCCGCGGCGTGTGAAGCCGGCCAGCTCGAGCTGAACGTGATGATGCCGGTCATCGCCTGGAACCTGCTCCATGCGACCACCATCCTGCGCGCGGCGATGCAGGCGCTGCGCGAGCGGACGGTGGAGGGAATCGAAGCAAACCCCGTGCGTTGCCGTGAACTGCTCGATCGGAGCACGGCCATCGCCACGGCCCTGAGCCCGTACATCGGCTATGCCGCGACTGCGGAAATCGCCAAGGCGTCGGTCGCGTCCGGCAGACCCATACGCGACCTCGTGCTCGAACGAGGCTTGCTCGACGCGGACGCGCTCGATAGGATCCTCTCGCCGGCGGCTATGACCCGGCCCGGTGTCGCCGGCACATCGCTCTGATCGACCATGTTGTCCTTTTCTCGATGCGCTCGTGCGGCGCTCGTCCTCGCGGTCGTGGCAACGGCTGTTGCGTCGGCCCAGAACCGCCACGGCGTGGGACTGTTCAATCCCACCGATCTCGGCCTGCTCGAGAGCCCCGACCGCGACAACTGGCAGAAGCCCGACCAGATTATGGACTCGCTCGGAATTGCCGACGGCGCCAAGGTCGCAGACGTCGGCGCGGGCGGCGGCTACTTCACGGTGCGGCTCGCTCGCCGGGTCGGTCCGAACGGCACGGTCTGGGCGGAGGACGTGCAGGCGGCCATGCTCGAGGCGATCAAGCGCCGC is part of the Vicinamibacterales bacterium genome and encodes:
- the erpA gene encoding iron-sulfur cluster insertion protein ErpA, producing MTTTTNETISIINVSSTAASKIAELLAEENKLNSGLRVFVQGGGCSGFQYGLMIEEEPGTTDQVYESNGVKLYVDPISVRYLKGAEVDFVDNISGGGFTIRNPNAVSTCGCGQSFTTDEDGGH
- a CDS encoding FumA C-terminus/TtdB family hydratase beta subunit, with the protein product MLPAFFGSILELIIKTSTDLAPDVRAAVAAALDGEPAGTQSAQALTIIAENIDQAAEGEGAICQDTGMPTFEIKVPVGANQTWMAQQIRDAIAEATRRGKLRPNSVDSVTGKNSGNNLGPGSPVIHFEQGEQDEIEVKLLLKGGGCENTNIQYSVPCELAHLGRADRDLEGVRKCILHAVWQAQGKGCSPGAVGVCIGGDRASGYLHAKRQLFRTLDDVNPDPKLAELEATIMKTVNVLGVGTMGFGGKTSLIGCKVGMLNRLPACFFVSVAYDCWAFRRLGIVLDAKDGSIRRWIYRDPSHPVVPMLDQAGFTRTGKEVVLTSPISEDQIRALEVGDVVLLNGMMYTGRDSVHSHLMKHDPPVNLNGGVLYHCGPVVLKDGDGWKMMAAGPTTSAREEPYQGEVIRKFGIRVVIGKGGMGAKTLSALKDHGAVYVSAIGGAAQFYAKCVEKVTDVSLLEFGVPEAMWHLQVRDFPVIVTMDSHGHSLHKDVETASGQQLATLA
- a CDS encoding aspartate ammonia-lyase, yielding MSYRIERDPLGERPVPAGAYYGIQTQRAVENFPISGLRLPNDFITATILIKRAAARANIEVGRLPARIGEAIVRAADEILAGQLRDQFVVDVYQAGAGTSHNMNANEVLANRAAELLGGARGTYDLVHPNDHVNMGQSTNDVFPTATRLALLLGLTPLVAAARGLAAAFGRKAETFEDILKVGRTHLQDAVPMTLGQEFSGYHGCLTIAADEVERAAAGLRELNLGATAVGTGLNAGPEFVDRAMSHLRGVTGLDVVPATNRFRVTQSMGDVLSYSGAVRRLAVELGKIASDLRLLSMGPRAGLGEITLPAAQPGSSIMPGKVNPSVPEMVNQVCFQVLGCDATVAAACEAGQLELNVMMPVIAWNLLHATTILRAAMQALRERTVEGIEANPVRCRELLDRSTAIATALSPYIGYAATAEIAKASVASGRPIRDLVLERGLLDADALDRILSPAAMTRPGVAGTSL